One Tursiops truncatus isolate mTurTru1 chromosome 3, mTurTru1.mat.Y, whole genome shotgun sequence DNA segment encodes these proteins:
- the JUNB gene encoding transcription factor JunB has translation MCTKMEQPFYHDDSYAAAGYGRTPGGLSLHDYKLLKPSLALNLADPYRNLKAPGARGPGPEGSGGGSYFSSQGSDTGASLKLASSELERLIVPNSNGVITTTPTPPGQYFYPRGGGSGGGAGGAGGGVTEEQEGFADGFVKALDDLHKMNHVTPPNVSLGASGGPPAGPGGVYAGPEPPPVYTNLSSYSPASATSGGAGATVGTGSSYPTATISYLPHAPPFAGGHPAQLGLGRGASTFKEEPQTVPEARSRDATPPVSPINMEDQERIKVERKRLRNRLAATKCRKRKLERIARLEDKVKTLKAENAGLSSTAGLLREQVAQLKQKVMTHVSNGCQLLLGVKGHAF, from the coding sequence ATGTGCACTAAAATGGAACAGCCCTTCTACCACGACGACTCATACGCAGCGGCCGGATACGGCCGGACCCCGGGCGGCCTCTCTCTACACGACTACAAACTCCTGAAACCCAGCCTGGCGCTCAACCTGGCCGACCCCTACCGAAATCTTAAAGCACCCGGAGCGCGGGGCCCCGGCCCAGAGGGCAGCGGTGGCGGCAGCTACTTTTCCAGCCAGGGCTCGGACACCGGCGCGTCGCTCAAGCTCGCCTCATCGGAGCTGGAGCGCCTGATCGTCCCCAACAGCAACGGCGTGATCACGACGACGCCCACGCCCCCGGGACAGTACTTTTACCCCCGCGGGGGTGGCAGTGGTGGAGGTGCGGGGGGCGCAGGGGGCGGCGTCACCGAGGAGCAGGAAGGCTTCGCCGACGGCTTTGTAAAAGCTCTGGACGACCTGCACAAGATGAACCACGTGACGCCCCCCAACGTGTCCCTGGGCGCCAGCGGGGGGCCCCCGGCCGGGCCCGGGGGCGTATATGCCGGCCCGGAGCCGCCTCCCGTCTACACCAACCTCAGCAGCTATTCTCCAGCCTCTGCGACCTCCGGAGGAGCCGGGGCCACCGTCGGGACTGGGAGCTCGTACCCGACGGCCACCATCAGCTACCTCCCACACGCGCCGCCCTTCGCCGGCGGTCACCCGGCGCAGCTGGGCCTGGGCCGCGGCGCCTCCACCTTCAAGGAGGAACCGCAGACCGTGCCTGAGGCGCGCAGCCGCGACGCCACGCCGCCGGTGTCCCCCATCAACATGGAAGACCAGGAGCGCATCAAAGTAGAGCGCAAGCGGCTGCGGAACCGGCTGGCGGCCACCAAGTGCCGGAAGCGGAAGCTGGAGCGCATCGCGCGCCTGGAGGACAAGGTGAAGACACTCAAGGCCGAGAACGCCGGGCTGTCCAGCACTGCCGGCCTCCTCCGCGAGCAGGTGGCCCAGCTCAAACAGAAGGTCATGACCCACGTCAGCAACGGCTGCCAGCTACTGCTTGGGGTCAAGGGACACGCCTTCTGA
- the PRDX2 gene encoding peroxiredoxin-2, with protein MTSGYAHIGKPAPEFQATAVVDGAFKEVKLSDYKGKYLVLFFYPLDFTFVCPTEIIAFSERAEEFHKLDCDVLGVSVDSQFTHLAWINTPRKEGGLGPLNIPLLADVTRSLSRDYGVLKEDEGIAYRGLFIIDGKGVLRQITINDLPVGRSVDEALRLVQAFQYTDEHGEVCPAGWMPGSDTIKPNVDDSKEYFSKHN; from the exons ATGACCTCCGGCTACGCGCACATCGGAAAGCCCGCCCCGGAATTCCAGGCCACCGCCGTGGTGGATGGCGCCTTCAAGGAGGTGAAGCTTTCAGACTACAAAG gaaAATACTTGGTCCTCTTTTTCTACCCGCTGGACTTTACCTTTGTGTGCCCCACGGAGATCATCGCTTTCAGTGAGCGTGCCGAGGAGTTCCACAAGCTGGACTGCGATGTGCTGGGCGTCTCTGTGGACTCTCAGTTCACCCACCTGGCTTG GATCAACACCCCCCGGAAGGAGGGAGGCTTGGGCCCCCTGAACATCCCCCTGCTGGCTGATGTAACCAGAAGCTTGTCCCGTGATTATGGCGTGCTGAAGGAAGATGAGGGCATCGCCTACAG GGGCCTCTTTATCATCGATGGCAAGGGTGTCCTTCGCCAGATCACCATCAATGATTTGCCTGTGGGGCGCTCTGTGGATGAGGCTCTGCGGCTGGTCCAGGCCTTCCAGTACACAGATGAGCACGGGGAAG TCTGTCCCGCTGGCTGGATGCCAGGCAGTGACACAATCAAGCCCAACGTGGACGACAGCAAGGAATATTTCTCCAAACACAACTAG
- the THSD8 gene encoding thrombospondin type-1 domain-containing protein 8 translates to MRGAPLWSELGSVESGMARSGLTLLLLPLILLLLATPAQVSPDYQYFGEQGEGDTWEQLRLQHLEKDLEDSALGPWGKWRCFCDLGKQERSREAVGTAPGPVFMDRENLVQVRPCRQRDCSSCEPNDCDWRP, encoded by the exons ATGCGCGGGGCTCCTCTTTGGAGCGAGCTGGGGTCGGTTGAGTCCGGCATGGCCCGGAGCGGTTTGACACTACTGTTGCTGCCTCTGATACTCCTGCTGCTGGCAACTCCTGCCCAGGTTTCCCCCGACTACCAATACTTCGGCGAGCAGGGAGAAGGGGACACCTGGGAGCAGCTGCGGCTGCAGCATCTGGAGAAAG ACTTGGAAGACTCTGCCCTTGGCCCGTGGGGAAAGTGGCGCTGTTTCTGCGACCTGGGCAAGCAGGAGCGCAGCCGCGAGGCTGTGGGCACAGCGCCGGGCCCGGTGTTCATGGACCGCGAGAATCTGGTTCAGGTGCGGCCCTGCCGGCAACGAGATTGTTCATCCTGCGAGCCGAACGACTGCGACTGGAGGCCCTGA